The following proteins are co-located in the Silene latifolia isolate original U9 population chromosome 1, ASM4854445v1, whole genome shotgun sequence genome:
- the LOC141586485 gene encoding uncharacterized protein LOC141586485 has product MDPDNPNLLQSLIEALQNLSELSPRRTPRRGEQIREEFKVSELPEFVGGTDPEDYLEWERKIERMFEFKDLDDEKCCKYAILRLSRGASLWYEGFKVKRARAGKEKISSWESLKRKLRKRYVPAMYRLTTYRKIAELTQERSSVSDYINELENLTLMGGLEESEDLKMARFLRGLNRNIANSVELQSYADFDSLCNLCLKVEAQGKAKLTPTHGEGSRSWRSEGQSRGSPSSRTVETTPKTISTPESAPKIPVPKETSLSRVRCFKCQGFGHFQNACPNKRNIALREAIAIQVLRALQTQSTPIEAEQRNQIFHTKCQVKDKWCSLIINGLSCTNVASTKMVDKLGLYTIPHPKPYALHWLDDGNKVKVTKQVKVALTMGSYEDNILCDVVPMDACHILLGRPWQFDRNVIHRGRSNEYELVDKGKKLVLRPMAPSAVRSLGTPQRKTASMTMFASEQEVGEVLKEGGCVYLMVVDEAPKVGIKDAQLAALLKEFEDVFPEDLPPGLPPIRVIEHQIDLIPGAALPNKAAYRCNPTETKEFQRQIEELMERGYVRESMSPFAVPTLLIPKKDGSWRMCIDSRAVNNITIKYHFPIPRLDDMLDELHGSEIFSKIDLRSGYHQIRIREGDEWKTTFKTKHGLYE; this is encoded by the exons aTGGATCCCGATAATCCTAATCTCCTTCAAAGTCTTATAGAAGCACTACAAAATCTTTCGGAACTTAGCCCACGTAGAACACCACGTCGAGGTGAACAAATTCGAGAAGAATTCAAAGTAAGTGAACTACCCGAGTTTGTGGGAGGCACGGATCCCGAGGATTATCTCGAATGGGAGAGGAAAATTGAACGGATGTTTGAGTTCAAGGACCTGGATGACGAGAAGTGTTGCAAGTACGCCATTCTACGACTAAGTCGTGGAGCCTCCCTATGGTATGAAGGCTTTAAGGTAAAACGTGCCCGGGCAGGAAAGGAAAAGATATCCTCTTGGGAATCTCTCAAAAGGAAGCTACGCAAGAGATACGTCCCAGCCATGTATAGGCTCACGACGTATCGCAAGATTGCTGAGTTGACTCAAGAGAGGAGCAGTGTCTCAGACTACATAAATGAGTTGGAAAATCTTACTTTGATGGGAGGATTAGAGGAAAGTGAAGACTTGAAGATGGCTCGATTCCTTCGTGGACTAAATCGTAACATAGCCAATTCAGTTGAATTACAATCTTACGCTGACTTCGATTCCTTGTGTAATCTATGTCTCAAGGTTGAAGCTCAAGGGAAGGCCAAGCTCACCCCAACTCATGGTGAGGGTAGTCGAAGCTGGAGGAGCGAAGGACAATCAAGGGGAAGTCCGAGTAGTCGTACGGTTGAGACTACACCTAAGACGATTTCCACCCCTGAGTCCGCTCCCAAGATACCCGTTCCTAAGGAGACAAGTTTATCTAGAGTACGGTGTTTCAAATGCCAAGGATTTGGGCATTTTCAGAATGCGTGCCCAAATAAGAGAAACATTGCACTAAGGGAAGCTATTGCCATTCAAG TTCTTCGTGCTTTGCAGACTCAATCCACACCAATTGAGGCAGAACAAAGGAACCAGATTTTTCACACCAAATGTCAAGTGAAGGATAAGTGGTGTAGCCTAATCATCAATGGATTGAGTTGTACCAACGTTGCTTCTACAAAGATGGTGGACAAGTTGGGATTGTATACCATACCTCATCCCAAACCATATGCGTTACATTGGCTTGATGACGGGAACAAGGTGAAGGTCACCAAACAAGTCAAAGTGGCGTTAACAATGGGCTCCTATGAAGACAATATCTTATGTGACGTAGTGCCAATGGATGCATGCCACATACTCTTGGGGCGTCCGTGGCAATTCGATCGCAATGTCATACACCGTGGCCGAAGCAACGAATATGAATTGGTCGACAAGGGTAAGAAGCTTGTCCTAAGACCGATGGCACCTAGTGCTGTCCGTTCTTTGGGCACCCCACAAAGGAAAACCGCAAGCATGACCATGTTTGCAAGTGAGCAAGAAGTTGGTGAAGTCTTAAAGGAAGGTGGTTGTGTCTATCTTATGGTGGTCGACGAGGCACCAAAAGTTGGGATCAAGGATGCCCAGCTAGCGGCGCTCTTAAAGGAATTCGAGGACGTTTTCCCTGAAGATTTACCACCGGGATTGCCGCCTATTCGCGTGATCGAACATCAAATCGATCTCATTCCTGGAGCTGCGTTACCTAATAAAGCAGCCTATCGATGCAACCCAACAGAGACCAAGGAGTTTCAGCGCCAAATCGAGGAGCTAATGGAACGAGGCTATGTTCGTGAAAGCATGAGTCCATTTGCCGTTCCTACTCTTCTTATCCCGAAAAAGGATGggagttggcggatgtgcatcgaTAGTCGAGCCGtgaacaacataactatcaagTACCATTTCCCGATTCCAAGACTTGATGACATGCTTGATGAGTTGCATGGCTCCGAGATATTTTCTAAGATCGACCTGAGGAGTGGCTATCATCAGATAAGAATACGGGAAGGTGACGAATGGAAAACTACATTCAAGACCAAACATGGGTTGTACGAATGA